The Methylocystis sp. ATCC 49242 region CGACGCCGAGGGGCTCGTGGAAATGATAAGCGACAGTGTCGTGATCGATTTCCGAAATGCCGCCTTCCTGCGCGCGCACGGCGCCGGCGAAATAGCGGAAATGATCGATCGCGAGCGGAATGTCCGCGGCCATTGTCTCGCGGATCGGCTTGCCGTTGTCCCATGTCTCGGCGGTGGCGAGAACGGCGAGGTTCTCCTCCATGCGATCGGCGATCCTGTTGAGGATGCGCGCGCGCTCGGTCGTGCTGGCCTTGCCCCAAGCGTCCCTGGCGGCGTGGGCGGCGTCGAGCGCGGCCTCGATGTCGTCCTTGTCGGAGCGCGCGATCTCGCAGACCTTCTGGCCGGTGATCGGAGAGATGTTGTCGAAGACGCGGCCGGATTTCGCGTCGCGCCACTCGCCATTGATGAAATTGCCGTAGCGCGCCTTGAACGGCGGTTTCAGCGCGGCGAAGGTTTCGTGCTTGGTCATCGGGTGTTTCCTCTTGGCGGCATCCGGGCGCCTGTCTTGTTGTCATCCAAGATAGTAACGCACGGGCCTGCGCCAAGAGAAAGTAATTCCCAAGGTAAGGCTTAATTGCGACGCGAACCTAGTCGAGACACGCCTTCGCCAGCGCCTGGAAAGCCCGGGCGCGGTGCGACAGCGCGCGGGAGCCGTCACCGGGCAAGGCGTGCTTTTCGGCCGACATCATCTCGCCGAAGGTCTTGTCGAGTTCGTCGGGCTTGAAGATCGGATCATAGCCGAAGCCCTTGTCGCCCTTTGGCGGAAAGACCAGCACGCCGTCGACGCGGCCTTCGAATTCCTCGATGTGGCCGTCCGGCCAGACGATCGCCAGCGCGCAGGTGAAATTGGCGCGATAGGGCGGCTTTGCGCCCCGCTTTTCGAGTTCTTGCCGCACGAGCTCGCACGCCGCCTTGAAGTCGCGATTCGGGCCCGCCCAGCGCGCGGAATAGATGCCGGGCGCCCCGTCGAGAGCCTCGACGCAGAGGCCCGAATCGTCGGCGAAGGCCGGCAGGCCGGAGGCCATAGCGGCCGCCCGCGCCTTCAGCGCCGCATTGCCGCGAAAGGTCGGCTCGGTCTCCTCCGGCTCCGGCAGGGCCATGTCGCCGGCGGAAACCGCGTCGACGCCATGGGGCGCGAGCAATTGCTGCAGTTCCCAGAGCTTGCCGGGATTGTGGGTGGCGACGACGAGTTTGCCGGAGATCTTGCGGTGGGTCATGACGCCAGCGCCGCCTTTTGCAGCGCGACAAGATCTGCGACGCCCCCCTGCGCCAGCGTCAGGAGCGAAGTGAGTTCATCGGGTGAGAACACGGCGACTTCGGCCGTGGCCTGAATTTCGACCAGTCCGCCGGAGCCGGTGATGACGAAATTGGCGTCGGTCTCGGCGGTCGAGTCCTCGGCGTAGTCGAGGTCGATCACGGGCGTTCCGTTGAAGATGCCGCAGGACACCGCCGCGACATGATCGCGCAGAGGATTATCCTTGATGATCGAGCGCGACCGCATCCATTCGAAGCAATCACGAAGAGCCAGCCAGGCGCCGGTGATCGACGCTGTGCGCGTGCCGCCGTCCGCCTGGATCACGTCGCAGTCGATGACGATTTGCCGCTCGCCCATCGCCGGCAGATTGGTGACCGCGCGCAGGCTGCGGCCAATGAGCCGCTGGATTTCCTGCGTGCGACCGGTGAGCTTGCCGGCGGAGGATTCGCGGCGGGTGCGGGTATGGGTGGCGCGGGGCAGCATGGAATATTCCGCCGTCACCCAGCCGCGCCCCTGGCCGCGCAGCCACGGCGGCGGCTTGTCCTCGAGCGAGGCGGCGCAGAGCACATGCGTATTGCCGAATTTCACGAGGCAGGAACCCTCCGCGTAGCGGGCGACGCCGCGCTCGAAACTGACCGGGCGCATCTCATCGGGCGCGCGCTTGCTGGGACGCATGAAAACTCCTTTTGCTGATTTAGAGGCTTTCTAACGCGCTTTGGCTTTCGGTGGAAGCGCGTCGACTTTCGACCCTTGCGCTTAGGGGCGCATGGTGGGAGCATGACGCAACGGGGCCGGATCAATCAGGCGCCGACAGATAAGGGAGGGTAGCTATGGGCGACGTGTCTTCCCACGAGGCGAGAGCGCGGGGTCCGCGGCTGATCGCGCTGGCGGGCCCCTTCCAATGCGGCAAGACGACGCTCATGGAGGCGATACTCGCCCACGCCGGGGCCATTCCCCGCCAGGGCTCCGTCGTCGAGGGTGCGAGCGTCGGCGACGCCAGCGCCGAAGCCCGCGCTCACAAGATGAGCGTCGAGGCGAATGTCGCCACCGTCGACTACATGGGCGACAGTTACACTTTCATCGACCTTCCCGGCTCCGTGGAGTTCGCGCAGGACGCGCGCAACGTGCTGCCGGCGGCTGACGCCGCGATTGTCGTCTGCGAGGCCGACGAGCGCAAGATCCCCGCGCTCCAGCTCGTGCTGCGCCAGCTCGAGGAGCTGGGCGTCCCGCATTTCCTGTTTCTCAACAAGATCGACGCCGCGACCATAGATGTGCGCGATGCGCTCGCCATGCTGCAGCCGGCCTCGCGCACGCCGCTGCTGCTGCGCCAGATTCCGATCTGGAACAATGGAGTCGCCGTCGGCTTCATCGATCTCGCGCTGGAGCGCGCTTATGTCTATCGCGAACATGCGCCTTCCGAAGTGATGGAAATTCCCAAAGGTGAAACGGCGACGGAAAAGGAAGCGCGCTACTCGATGCTGGAGCGCCTCGCCGACTATGACGACGCGCTGATGGAGGAATTGATCTCCGACATAGAGCCGCCGCGCGATCAGGTTTTCGACGACCTCACGAAGGAGCTGCGCGCCGGTCTCGTCGCGCCTCTGTTCATCGGCGCGGCCGAACGGGGCGCCGGCGTCACGCGACTGCTGAAGGCGCTGCGTCACGAGGCGCCGGGCGTCGACGCCACGCGGAGGCGGCTGGGCGTCGAGGACAGCGGTCCGCCGCTGGCGCGCATTCTCCGTACGGTCCACACCTCCCACGGCGGCAAGCTCTCCATCGCGCGCGTGCTGCGAGGCGCGTTCGCGGATGGACAGCCCGTCGTCTCGCCGCATGGAGAGGATCGCGTGTCCGGACTGTCGCGCCTTTTCGGCGCGGCGACCAGCAAGGCGGCGGCGGCGAAGGAGGGCGACGTCGTCGCCTTCGGCCGTCTGGAGCACGCGGCGACCGGCGACAGCATTGTCGGCGACGGCAAGGCCGACGCGGCGGCGTTGAAGAAGACGCGCGCGCAAATTCCCGATCCGGTGCACGCTCTCGCGCTGTCCGCGAAGGACCGCAAGGACGAGATGCGCCTCGCGGCGGCGATGAGCAAGCTCGTCGAGGAAGACCCCTCGCTCGTCTATGTGCATGACCAGGAGCTCTCGCAGATCAAGCTCTTCGGGCAGGGCGAGATGCATCTGCGCGTCGCGCTGGAGCGGCTGGCGTCGCGCTTCGGCGTCGCTGTCGAAGTCGCAAAGCCGACTGTCGCCTATCGCGAGACCATCCGCCACAAGGTGACGGTGCGCGGGCGCCACAAGAAACAGTCGGGCGGCCACGGCCAGTTCGGCGATGTCGTGCTCGAAGTCGCGCCGCGCGGCCGCGGGGAGGGATTCGCCTTCGCCGAGCGCGTTCATGGCGGCGCCGTGCCGAAGCAATATTTCTCGTCGGTCGAGGCCGGGTGCCAGGACGCCCTGGCGCATGGCCCGCTCGGCTTTCCCGTCGTCGACGTGGAGGCCGTGCTGACCGACGGCTCCTATCACTCGGTCGATTCTTCCGACATGGCGTTCCGCACGGCGGCGCGCATCGGAATGAGCGAGGCTCTGGAGAAGGCCGAGCCGATTCTGCTGGAGCCGGTGCTGGCGGTCGACATCTTCGTGCCGAGCGACGCCATGTCGCGAGCTACCGGCATCGTCTCCGCGCGGCGCGGCCAGATCATGGGCTTCGGCCCGCGTGACGGTTGGGACGGCTGGGACAAGCTCGAAACATTGATCCCCGAAGCCGAGATGGACAATCTCATCGTCGAACTTCGTTCGGCGACGGCAGGCGCGGGTTTCTATCAGGCGCGCTTCGATCATCTTGCGGAAGTCGTCGGCAAGCAGGCGCGCGACATCGTCGCGGCGCATGCGGCGAAGGCGAACGGCGGGTAGGGCGCGTCAGCCCGGGAAACAACGTCCGAAAGCCGGAAGCAGCCGTGGGTCGCCCTTGAGCCTGATCTTTCGGGTCAGCAGCGCCCATGGCAGCCGGGCCTCCTTTCTCAGGAAGCGAATCCATGTTTCGGCGTCGGCGGTCACCGTGAGTTGCGGCGCGCCGATGAGGCCGTCCTCGACGCGGATTTTTCTGTCGGCGATGGTGACGGTCGCCTGGCGCCGGCGCGCGCCTGTGAAGACGAAATGATAGACTGCGTTCAATCCGGTTGATTTGTTGCGCTGGAATATGAGCCGCAGGCTGGCGAGAAAATTATCGACAGTTGTCGGACGCAGAACCTGTCCGACATGTTTTGCGCGCTTGTGCGGAAACCGGCGCAGGACATAGGTCTCCGCGTCCGAGCCCGCCGTCACATAGATGGTTTCGAGTTTCTTCTGCAGCGGATCGACGATCTTGCGCAGAAAATCCTTCTTGCCCGACCGATAGGCGCCGATCACGTCCTCGCCCGCGGGGCAAACGGCCATGCAATAAGCCGCTTTGTAATTTGGGCCGAAGGCGAGACTCTGCCACATCGAGACGGTTTCGGCGTCGGTGAAACTTTCACGATAGGCGCGCGCGTTCTTCGCCTCCGCGATCGTTTCGACAAAATCGCCGAAGCCGCCCATGAATTCGCGATAATTATGCGTGTAGCATGCCGCGAAATCGAAATGACCGTCGGGCGCAATGGCGCCGGTGGGGCAGGCCGCGACGCAGAGCTTGCATTCCAGGCAAGGATTGAAGTCGAGCGGCGCGCAGTCATGCGCCACTGCAAGATCGACGGCGACGGTTCCCAGCAGGATGAAATTGCCGAATTTCGGATGGATCACATTGCGGTGAACGCCCATGCGGCCGAGTCCGGCGGCGACGGCGACCGGCTTGTGGGAGATGACCCAGATTTTGTCCGGCCAGTTCGCCGCTTCCATCGGAAAGCCCATCGAGGGATAGCCGGCGCGTACGCCTTGCGCCTCCAGAGTTTTCACGATGGCGCGCGCCACATCGTCGCATTCGTCCCCCGTATGATGAAATTCGAGATTTGCGACGGAGCGGGCCGGACTGCGGATGTTCTCGCGGTTCATCTTCACGACGAAGGAGATGAGCGTCCTCGCGAAGGGAAAGGCGGCAAGAATGTCGGCGCGCTGATCGTCGAGCGCCGGATCGTCGATCGAGACGAAGCCGACGTCGTCGGCGCCGGCGGAGAGGGCGATGTCGCGCAACATCGCCGCATCGAAGGTCGTGGGGAGAAGAAGAGCCCGGGTCATGATATTTGCATATGCCCCTTTTTTGGCGCGGCTGCGCCGCGCATCGGCCTCGTCAGCTTTTCGTCGTGACTTCCATCAGCGCGCGCAATTCGGTGAGAAGCTTTCGCAGGCGCTCGGCGCCGAACCGGGTTTCGACCATGTCTTGCGCCTCGCGCCAATGCGGCATGGCGTTGGCGAGCGTCGCTTCGCCGAACGGCGTCAGCGCGACTTTGCGCGTGCGGCGGTCCTCGCCCGGCTTTACTTTCAGCAGGCCGCGTTTTTCGAGGATCGCGAGATTGCGGGCGAGCGCGCTGCGGTCCATCACGAAAAAGTCGGCGAGCTTGCTCACCGTCGCGACGCCCGTTAGCGAACAGGCGACGAGCAGGGAATATTGCGTGGGCTCGAGGCCGGTCTCGGCCATGAACTGTCCATAGAGCTTCGTGACCGCGCGGCTCGCCCGGCGCACGTTGGCGGCGGCGCAGGACTGCGCGCAGGTTTTCACGTCGGCGGGGTTCGGCCTTGTCATAATAGATGTATATGCCCGTAAATTGGCTGCGTCAATAGCCTCGGCGCGCGTGCGCTCCCGCACAGCGCTTTCGTGAGGCTCCCTCGATAATCGCAGCGTTCAATTTCGATTACGGGAGCGTAAAAATGAGAATGATCGTCCTTCTCGTCGCCGCAATCTTCGCAACGTCCCTGAGCTTCTACGCCAGCGCCCATGGTTCGAAGGGTTTGTCGTTCAAGGCGCCCATGGCGCAGAACGAACATCTCGAGGTCGGTTCGAACTGCGTCCGCAAAATCACCACCGCCTCGGGCGAGGTGATCGGCTGCCATCTCCAGCGGCGCAAGGGTCGCGCGGCCTGACTCGGATCATCTCGCGCCCGCGCCGCGCCAGCGGTCCATGGCGACATGGACCGGCGCGAACATGGCGATCGGCAGGCCGACCATCAGCGTCGTGAGCCACGCCCATTGAGGCATCCATGTCTGAGGCGCGCTGTCGCTCGGACCGAAAACGTAATCGACGTTAACCGGCGTGAGACCGGCGTCAGGCGTGGGGCCGGGCAAAAAGAAATAGGAAATCAGCATCAACGTCCACGCGACTCCGGTCCAGGCGAAGAGCGCGCGCCGGTCGTAGCCAAGCCTCCAGACGAGATAGACGAGCAGGAACGGCAGCCAGCCGTGAAACAGGGAAAGCCCGCGCAGAAGCAGCGGCGATTGCGCGTTGAACATGTAGTCGGTCATGCCGGTGAGACGCAGGCCGCCGAGATTGAGTCCGAAATCCGCGACCCAGAGAATTTGCGGCGCGAGAATGCCGACCGTCGGCATCGAGATGAAAAGGGGGCTCTCCAGCCACAGGCCGATGAGCGTGACGATCAGCGCCATGTCGCAGAAATAGAGAAAATTCGTCGGTCCGTAATTCGCCCAATAGACCGGGATCAGCACGGCCATGAAGGCGGTGTAGGCGAGTTTCAGCCGTAGCGGCAGGCGGCGGGAGAGAATCGAATCGGCGGCGAAGCGCATGGGCGGACTCCTTTTGAACAGCGTTCAATGAACGCAGTTCATATCCCTGTGCAAGGTCGCCGTCAAGGCGCCCCGGCCAACGAAAAGAAAACGCCGGCGACCTTGCGGGCGCCGGCGCGAAGCGATCTTCCGATCAACCGATGCTAGGTCAGATACTGGCCGCCGTTGATGGTCAGCGTCGAGCCGGTGATGAAGCCGGCGTCGTCCGAGGCCAGGAACACCACGGCGCGGGCGATCTCCTCCGGCTCGCCGAGGCGGCCAACGGCGATGTAGGGGATGATGTGCTTGTCGAGCACGTCCTGCGGAACGGCCTTCACCATCTCGGTGGCGATATAGCCGGGCGCGATGGCGTTGACGGTGATGCCCTTGGACGCGCTCTCCTGCGCCAGCGCCTTCACGAAGCCGATGTCGCCGGCCTTGGAGGCGGAGTAGTTGGTCTGGCCGGCCTGGCCCTTCTGGCCGTTGATCGACGAGATCACGATGATGCGGCCGAAGCCGCGGTCGCGCATGCCGTTGATGACCGGGCGGGTGACGTTGAACAGCGAGTTCAGGTTGGTGTTGATCACCGCCTGCCACTGCGCGAGCTCCATCTTGTGGAACAGGCGATCCTTGGTGATGCCGGCGTTGTTGACGAGAATTTCGACCGGGCCGAGATCCTTCTCGATGGCCGCGATGCCGGCGGCGCAGGCGTCGTAATCGGAAACGTCGAATTTATAAACCGGAATGCCCGTCTCCGCCTTGAACTTGTTGGCGGCTTCGTCGTTGCCGGCGTAGGTCGCGGCGACATTGTAGCCGGCGGCCTTGAGAGCCTTGGAAATCGCCTCGCCGATGCCGCGCGTGCCGCCCGTCACAACTGCTGTTCTAGCCACGATATGTCTCCTTTCCTTCTCATTGAAACGAATGCGCGCCGCGCGTGGTTTTCGCGCGGCGCCGGATTTTGTCGAACGACCGGTTTGTGCCGTGAGGCTGGACGCCTCAGCGCTCCACCGTCAGCGCGATGCCCATGCCGCCGCCGATGCAGAGCGTGGCGAGGCCCTTCTTGGAGCCGCGGCGAGCCATTTCGTGCAGCAGCGTCGTCAGCACGCGCGCGCCGGAGGCGCCGATCGGATGGCCGATGGCGATGGCGCCGCCATTGACGTTCACGATCGCCGGATCCCAGCCCATGTCCTTGTTGACCGCGAGGGCCTGCGCCGCGAAGGCCTCATTGGCCTCGACGAGGTCGAGGTCGGCGACCTTCCAGCCCGCCTTCTCGAGCGCCTTGCGCGAGGCCGGGATCGGGCCCGAGCCCATCACCGTCGGATCGACGCCGGCCGTCGCCCAGGAGGCGATGCGGGCGAGCGGCGTGAGGCCGCGCTTGGCCGCTTCCGCCGCGCTCATCACGACGAGGGCCGCGCCGCCGTCATTGATGCCCGAGGCGTTCGCCGCCGTCACCGTGCCGTCCTTGGCGAAGGCCGGACGGAGCTTGGAGACGCCCTCCATCGTCACGCCGTGCTTGATGTATTCGTCGGCGTCGACGGTCACGTCGCCCTTCTTGGTCGAGATGACATAGGGAACGATCTCGTCCTTGAACTTGCCGGCCTTCTGGGCGGCTTCGGCCTTGTTCTGCGAGGCGACGGCGAAGGCGTCCTGCTGCTCGCGGGTGATCTGCCACTGCCTGGCGACGTTCTCGGCCGTGACGCCCATGTGGTAGTTGTTGAAGGCGTCGGTGAGGCCGTCGACGATCATGGTGTCGACGAACTTAACGTCGCCCATCTTGGTGCCGGTGCGCAGCTGCGCGGCGTGGTTGGAGAGCGACATCGACTCCTGGCCGCCGGCGACGATGATCGTGGCGTCGCCCGACTGGATCTGCTGGGCGGCGAGTGCAACGGCGCGCAGGCCCGAGCCGCAGACCTGATTGACGCCGAAAGCGGTCTTGCTGTCCGGGATGCCGGCCTTGATGGCGGCCTGGCGGGCAGGGTTCTGGCCCTGGGCGGCGGTCAGCACCTGGCCGAGGATGACCTCGTCGACCGAACCCGGCTCGACCTTCGCGCGCTCGAGAGCGGCCTTGATAGCGACAGCGCCGAGTTCGTGGGCCGGAACCCCGCCAAAGGCTCCGTTGAACGATCCGACGGCGGTGCGCGCCGCGGAAACGATCACGATATCGGTCGTCATGTCGATCTCCCTCAATGAAATAGTCGAGCCCTCCGGCCGGCGCTGCGCCCGTCCGGGGCTGGAGGTGTTGAGCATTTCGCGCTTGCGTTCGTCAAGCCGCGGCCCGTTTTGCACGGAATTGGCGGCGAGCGAAAGGCATTGGATACGAAAATATTGCCGCAGGCGCCAATTTGCGCTTATCGTCGACCTCAAGCGGGCTTGGCGCTTTTTTGAGCGGCGGGCGACGCGGTGAGGGGAGCGTGTCAGGCGTATGGCGACCGAAAAGAAACCGACTGTTATCAAGAAATACGCCAACCGTCGTCTCTATGACACGGGAACAAGCACTTACGTCACCCTCGAAGATCTCGCCGCCATGGTTAAGCGTGGCGAGGATTTTGTGGTCTGCGACGCCAAGAGCGGCGAGGACATCACCCGGCCGGTCCTGACGCAGATCATTTTCGAGCAGGAGGGCAAGGAGGGCCAGAGCCTGCTGCCGATCGCCTTCCTGCGCCAGCTGATCCGCTTCTACGGCGACTCCATGCAGATGCTGGTGCCGAGCTATCTCGAATTCTCGATCGACAAGCTGACCAAGGAACAGCAGAAATTCCGCGATCAGTTCACCTCGGCGCTCGGCGCCGGGCCTTTCGCCGAGCCGACGCGCGCCGCCTTCCAGTCGCTCGAGGAGCAGGCGCGCAAGAATATGGCGGTGTTTCGCCAGGCGTTGACCATGTTCAATCCCTTCGGCGTGCCGACGGAAAATGTCGGGACCACCGCCCCTTCGCTGGATGAGCACGAAGGGAAGCCGGCGGGCGCCGGGCAGGGCGACGTCGAGGAGCTGAAGCGCCAGCTGGACGAACTCAACAAGCGCATCGACAATCTCTCGAAGCAGGGCTGATTTCGCCCGGTTTCATCCGGCCGCCGACGCCCGTTGGCGTCGATTCTTCGCAGCGGCTTAACCCAACGGCAACGGTTTAGCCATTAATACCCTTTTTGAGAGAAATCATCGTTTTATACTCGCAAAGCGCGAAAAGCTCCGCTGGAGCTTTCGCGCCTTGCGAGACCTCGAAAGACGTTATGGGCCATCTGATCGACTCGGTCGCCGAACTGACGGACCTGCGCGACAGGGACGCGCTCGAGGCGACATTGGCTGCTGTGACGCTCGGGCTGATTCAGGCGTCGCGGCTGACACTGTGGAAAGTCATCTACCGCGCCGGAGTGGTGCGGTTGCGACAGCGCGTCAATCTCGTCGCGCGCGGCGCTCCGGAAGTCGATGAGGCGCCGATCGATCCAAACATGCTGCTGCCGCTGGTGTTCCGGCCGGACCTCTATGATTGCTTTCACGCCGGAACGCCGCTCTGCCGAACGGCGACGGCCGAGGGCGACGTCCGCTACGTATTTCCGGTGATGGACGGCCGCAATGTCATCCGTCTGCTCGAAATACTCCGTTCATCGCCTTTGCGCGAGGATCAGGAGCGTCTGATCGTCGGCATGCTGCGAATTTACAGCAATCACCTCGGCGTTCTCGACTATGGCGATTGCGACGAACTCACCGGCCTTTTCAACCGGCGCACATTCCACGACTACTTCAGTCAGATCGCGTCATATTCCGACGCCGTCCCCCCGCGCGTCGACGAGCGCGTCCCGACCCGCGAGCGCTTTCCGCACCTCGCCGTGATCGACATCGACTTCTTCAAGCGCATCAACGACGATTTCGGTCATCCTTTCGGGGACGAGGTGCTCGTGCTTTTCGCACGGCTGATGCGCGAATGTTTCAACGATCTCGACAGGCTGTTCCGTTTCGGCGGCGAGGAGTTCCTCGTCATCCTCAACAATGCGACAAAGCTCGAGGCGCAGGCCGCGCTCGAAAATTTCCGCGCGACAGTCGAAGGTTTCCGCTTCCCGCAGGTCGGGCCGGTCACGGCGAGCATCGGCTATACGACCGTGCTGCCGGGCGACACGGGCTCCAGCGCCTTCGGCCGGGCGGACGCCGCGCTCTACGTCGCCAAGCAGCGCGGCCGCAACCAGGTGCGCTCGCACGAGATGCTGATCGCCGACGGCGTCATCGAGAAGCGGAAAGCCGTGGGTCAGGACGTCGAGCTGTTCTGAGCGCGCTCCGTCTCAGGTGTTGAACCTGAAATGCATCACGTCGCCGTCGGCGACCGTGTAGTCCCTGCCTTCCAGCCGCAGCCTGCCGGCGTCGCGCGCGCCCGCCTCGCCCTTGTAGGCGACATAATCGTCGAAGGCGATGGTTTCGGCGCGGATGAAGCCCTTTTCGAAATCCGTATGGATGACCCCCGCCGCCTGCGGCGCGCGCGTGCCTTTTTCGATCGTCCAGGCGCGCGCTTCCTTCGGGCCGACGGTGAAATAGGTGATGAGATGCAGCAGGTCGTAGCCGGCGCGGATGACGCGGTTGAGGCCGGGTTCGGTCAGGCCGACGGCCTCGAGATAATCCTTCTGCTCCTCGGCGGGCAGCACCGCGATCTCGCTCTCGATCTTGGCCGAGACCACGACGGAAGCCGCGCCTTCCTCGGCCGCGCGCGCGGCGACCTTGGCGGAATTGGAATTGCCCTCGGCGGCCGACGCCTCCTCGACGTTGCAGACGTAAAGCACCGGCTTGGACGACAGCAGGCCGAGTCCGTTGAAGGCCGCGCGCTCCTCTTCAGAAACCCTGGCCAGACGCGCGGGTTTGCCGTCGCGCAGCAGCACGAGGCAGCGGTTCATCAGATCGACGAGCTCCTTCGACTCCTTGTCGCCGCCCCTGGCCTTCTTTTCCAGGGCCACGACGCGCTTTTCGAGGCTTTCGAGATCGGCGAGCATCAGCTCGGTCTCGATCGTCTCGATGTCGCGCTCGGGATCGACGCCCCCTTCGACATGGGTCACGTCGCCGTCCTCGAAGCAGCGCACGACATGGGCGATGGCGTCGCATTCGCGAATATTGGCCAGGAACTGATTGCCGAGGCCCTCGCCCTTGGAGGCGCCGCGCACGAGGCCGGCGATGTCGACGAAGGTGAGACGGGTCGGGATGATCTGCTTGGAGCCGGCGATGCGCGCCAGATCATCGAGGCGCGGATCGGGCACGGCCACTTCGCCGACGTTGGGCTCGATGGTGCAGAAGGGATAGTTCGCGGCCTGCGCCGCCGCCGTCTGCGTGAGCGCGTTGAAGAGGGTCGATTTGCCGACGTTCGGCAGACCGACGATGCCGCATTTGAATCCCATATCCGTCCCGCTGAGGTGAGAGTCTTCGTTGCGGCGCGGTATGCGGGGCCGCGCGCCAAAAGGCAAGGGGGACAGCGCGTCGCCATCCCCCTCTCCCCTCTCGCGATGGCCGGCTCAGCCGGCCGCCCCGCCCCGGCTCAGAGGCTCTTCAGATATTCCAGAAGCGCCTTGACTTCTTTCGCCTTGAGATTCGTCCCGAAGTCGTGGCCGCAGCGGCTGTTGCCGGAAGCGTCGCGTTTGCTTCCGCCGCACTCCGCCGTGGTCTCGTAGACGAAGCTAAGCTTCGGCTGACCTTTGGCGAGACCCACATTCTCCATGTCATAGGCGGTCCCGACCTTGAAGCTCGCGGGCCGCTGCGCGGGCGGTTTCAGGAGATCGGCAAGAGTCGGCACGGAGCCATTGTGAAGGTAGGGCGCCG contains the following coding sequences:
- a CDS encoding GGDEF domain-containing protein; amino-acid sequence: MGHLIDSVAELTDLRDRDALEATLAAVTLGLIQASRLTLWKVIYRAGVVRLRQRVNLVARGAPEVDEAPIDPNMLLPLVFRPDLYDCFHAGTPLCRTATAEGDVRYVFPVMDGRNVIRLLEILRSSPLREDQERLIVGMLRIYSNHLGVLDYGDCDELTGLFNRRTFHDYFSQIASYSDAVPPRVDERVPTRERFPHLAVIDIDFFKRINDDFGHPFGDEVLVLFARLMRECFNDLDRLFRFGGEEFLVILNNATKLEAQAALENFRATVEGFRFPQVGPVTASIGYTTVLPGDTGSSAFGRADAALYVAKQRGRNQVRSHEMLIADGVIEKRKAVGQDVELF
- the ychF gene encoding redox-regulated ATPase YchF; this encodes MGFKCGIVGLPNVGKSTLFNALTQTAAAQAANYPFCTIEPNVGEVAVPDPRLDDLARIAGSKQIIPTRLTFVDIAGLVRGASKGEGLGNQFLANIRECDAIAHVVRCFEDGDVTHVEGGVDPERDIETIETELMLADLESLEKRVVALEKKARGGDKESKELVDLMNRCLVLLRDGKPARLARVSEEERAAFNGLGLLSSKPVLYVCNVEEASAAEGNSNSAKVAARAAEEGAASVVVSAKIESEIAVLPAEEQKDYLEAVGLTEPGLNRVIRAGYDLLHLITYFTVGPKEARAWTIEKGTRAPQAAGVIHTDFEKGFIRAETIAFDDYVAYKGEAGARDAGRLRLEGRDYTVADGDVMHFRFNT